One part of the Terrimicrobium sacchariphilum genome encodes these proteins:
- a CDS encoding 5'-3' exonuclease has protein sequence MRLLLIDGHYYLYRSFFAIRGLSNSKGEPTNAIYGFSKAIRRMIADTKPDRAAVIWDCGLPARRTELQPEYKQNRTEMPDDLRPQEGWLQKNVPLFGLASLKTPNTEADDLIASYAQAAMGEGADVVIATNDKDIMQMVCGQVSIYTTIKDAFALLGTEDVEKKWGVPPAFIADVLALTGDSSDNIPGVPGIGEKTAAQLVRTYGTTDEMLANIGAIVPGRLQEKIATHRDQIVSNRQMVALDLDLPLPVRWQDLEIRPRYPELIGALRECEFKGLLKEVEDEAAKALPAQADLFA, from the coding sequence ATGCGTCTGCTTTTGATCGACGGTCACTACTATCTCTACCGGTCTTTTTTCGCCATTCGGGGTCTCTCAAACTCCAAGGGGGAGCCGACCAATGCGATATATGGCTTTTCCAAAGCCATCCGACGCATGATCGCCGATACGAAGCCGGACCGCGCTGCGGTGATCTGGGATTGCGGATTGCCAGCGCGGCGTACGGAACTCCAGCCCGAGTATAAGCAGAATCGGACCGAGATGCCGGACGATCTCCGCCCCCAGGAAGGGTGGTTGCAGAAGAATGTGCCGCTCTTTGGACTTGCCAGCCTGAAAACTCCCAACACCGAGGCGGATGATCTCATTGCCTCCTACGCCCAGGCCGCCATGGGTGAGGGTGCTGATGTCGTCATCGCAACCAATGACAAGGACATCATGCAGATGGTCTGCGGGCAGGTTTCGATCTACACCACGATCAAGGACGCGTTTGCCCTCCTCGGTACTGAGGACGTCGAAAAGAAATGGGGCGTGCCTCCTGCGTTCATTGCCGATGTGCTCGCTCTCACGGGAGACTCTTCTGATAACATCCCGGGCGTGCCGGGAATCGGAGAAAAGACTGCGGCACAGCTGGTGCGAACCTACGGGACGACCGATGAAATGCTCGCCAATATCGGGGCGATCGTGCCTGGACGCCTCCAGGAAAAAATCGCCACACATCGCGACCAGATTGTCAGTAATCGACAGATGGTGGCTCTGGATCTGGATCTTCCCCTACCTGTCAGGTGGCAGGATCTCGAGATTCGTCCTCGCTATCCGGAATTGATTGGCGCCCTGCGCGAGTGTGAGTTTAAGGGCTTGCTCAAAGAGGTGGAAGACGAGGCAGCCAAGGCTTTGCCTGCGCAGGCGGATCTCTTTGCCTAG
- the bamD gene encoding outer membrane protein assembly factor BamD, whose amino-acid sequence MALLIARPVAAQERRETQASTPSDAATAFASAKQYDEAGQYENALASYRNFLKIFPAAAQASKAQFRIAQILEEQGNASKAFDAYQTLVSRYPDTPEFEQAVAQQVLIANQYLQGKRVVFLGVPVIPGTERAQQMYRSILNNAPYSKHAPVAQFNLGLTYERQKMLADARNAYQTVLDKYPNSDVADDALYQIGYIYMQAGTTGDTRDLSALVQARETFEDFLLQFPKSEKAAQARDNLVTLGQSEAGDLMAIAKYYDWARNYKAAVIYYNDVIRKQPKTADAEFAKTRLNELRNSVGEDALRVGSERAESGEQQALRRRLQAQVETSALADYSGPSKRDVVPDELPISRAPKLRTNVRDVQPLPAVEPALPNQ is encoded by the coding sequence GTGGCACTGCTCATCGCGCGCCCCGTCGCGGCGCAGGAAAGGCGTGAGACGCAAGCATCTACGCCGAGCGATGCCGCCACGGCCTTTGCCTCTGCCAAACAATACGACGAAGCCGGGCAATACGAAAACGCCCTCGCGTCGTACCGGAATTTTCTAAAAATCTTCCCGGCGGCAGCCCAGGCCTCCAAGGCGCAGTTCCGCATCGCCCAGATCCTCGAGGAGCAGGGCAACGCGAGCAAGGCCTTCGACGCCTACCAGACTCTTGTGAGCCGTTATCCGGACACGCCGGAGTTTGAGCAGGCGGTCGCCCAGCAGGTCCTCATCGCCAACCAGTATCTCCAAGGGAAAAGAGTTGTTTTCCTTGGTGTGCCAGTCATTCCAGGCACCGAGCGCGCTCAGCAGATGTACCGCTCGATCCTGAATAATGCTCCCTACAGCAAACATGCCCCGGTCGCGCAGTTCAATCTCGGTCTGACGTACGAACGCCAGAAGATGCTGGCCGATGCCCGCAACGCCTACCAGACCGTCCTCGACAAGTACCCAAACAGCGACGTGGCAGACGACGCTCTCTACCAGATCGGTTACATCTACATGCAGGCTGGAACGACTGGCGACACTCGCGACCTCTCGGCCCTCGTCCAGGCCCGCGAGACCTTTGAAGATTTCCTCCTTCAGTTTCCCAAGAGCGAAAAGGCGGCACAGGCCCGTGACAATCTCGTCACCCTCGGCCAGTCCGAGGCTGGCGACTTGATGGCCATCGCGAAGTACTACGACTGGGCCCGCAATTACAAGGCCGCCGTCATCTACTACAACGACGTGATCCGCAAGCAGCCGAAGACCGCCGATGCGGAGTTTGCGAAAACTCGTCTGAATGAACTGCGCAACTCGGTCGGCGAAGACGCCCTGCGAGTCGGCTCCGAGCGTGCGGAATCCGGCGAGCAACAGGCTCTCCGCCGTCGCTTGCAGGCCCAGGTGGAAACCTCCGCTCTGGCCGACTACTCCGGTCCATCCAAGCGAGATGTCGTCCCGGATGAACTCCCGATCTCACGTGCTCCGAAGCTCCGGACCAATGTCCGCGACGTCCAGCCGCTTCCCGCCGTCGAACCCGCTCTGCCCAATCAATGA
- the lptE gene encoding LPS assembly lipoprotein LptE — MRTVSLLLVAILLSGCGYKLGEIRPTPMRSVRTLAIPTFKNNTYEPRIEVLMADTVIKQFQQDGTYTIVSDDTADAILYGTVTKIERRSLRSVQNNVLATSEFGLTVTVSYQVVDRVTGAVLMKSVVQGDTSFFSSNDLQTTERQAIPLAAQRLAVDLSAALSEGW, encoded by the coding sequence ATGAGAACTGTCAGCCTCCTTCTTGTCGCCATCCTTCTCAGCGGTTGCGGATACAAGCTCGGCGAGATTCGCCCCACCCCGATGCGGTCGGTCAGGACGCTTGCCATCCCTACGTTCAAGAACAACACCTATGAGCCTCGCATCGAGGTGCTCATGGCAGACACGGTGATCAAGCAGTTCCAGCAGGACGGCACCTATACGATCGTCTCCGATGATACGGCCGATGCCATCCTGTATGGCACCGTCACCAAGATCGAGCGACGGTCGCTGCGCTCGGTCCAGAACAACGTACTCGCGACGAGCGAGTTTGGCCTCACCGTGACCGTCAGCTATCAGGTGGTGGACCGCGTCACTGGAGCCGTCCTGATGAAGAGCGTCGTCCAGGGCGACACTTCCTTCTTCTCGTCGAACGACCTTCAAACCACCGAAAGACAGGCCATTCCGCTCGCCGCGCAACGGCTGGCTGTCGACTTGTCCGCCGCTCTCAGCGAAGGCTGGTAA
- the rsmI gene encoding 16S rRNA (cytidine(1402)-2'-O)-methyltransferase has translation MLTVIPTPIGNLQDITLRALDALREADVIAAEDTRHSGILLHHHGISKPMVSFHEHNEAGKTASLVEEIAQGRKVALITDAGMPGISDPGFRLVRACRERELPVTVLPGPSAVVTALAGSGLPSDSFYFGGFLPVKSGQRRNELEAAIAREETSIYFESPYRLAKSLGVLAEVAPEAAVCVARELSKKFEEYRRGKPADLAAHYDAHPPKGEITLLISNK, from the coding sequence TTGCTGACTGTCATCCCGACTCCGATTGGGAACCTGCAGGACATCACCCTGCGCGCTCTCGACGCATTGCGCGAAGCCGACGTGATCGCGGCAGAGGATACCCGGCACTCCGGTATTCTGCTCCACCATCACGGCATCAGTAAGCCGATGGTGAGCTTTCACGAGCACAACGAAGCGGGAAAAACCGCTTCTCTGGTGGAAGAAATCGCCCAGGGTCGCAAAGTCGCACTCATCACCGATGCAGGAATGCCGGGAATTTCCGATCCGGGATTCCGCCTCGTCCGAGCCTGCCGCGAACGCGAGCTTCCCGTCACCGTATTGCCTGGCCCCAGCGCCGTCGTCACTGCATTGGCAGGCTCCGGACTGCCCAGTGACTCGTTTTATTTCGGCGGATTCCTACCCGTCAAAAGCGGCCAGCGTCGCAATGAACTGGAGGCTGCCATTGCCCGCGAAGAGACGAGTATCTACTTCGAGTCTCCCTATCGGCTGGCCAAAAGCCTGGGCGTCCTGGCCGAGGTGGCTCCCGAGGCGGCAGTCTGCGTCGCGCGCGAACTCAGCAAAAAATTTGAGGAATACCGCCGAGGCAAGCCCGCAGACCTTGCGGCTCATTACGACGCTCATCCTCCGAAAGGCGAAATCACTCTGCTCATTTCCAACAAATGA
- a CDS encoding DUF2752 domain-containing protein: MSVQPPFLPGSRGSRFLVGAALLLVLALLPLLPTSSGSWNPTTCAIHAMTGLPCPLCGGTRAAKALMHGDVATALRLNALALPAVGMIALIGIILVSEAIRGRPWMDWTPFLRRIGRFAPWVVLFLLIWWIPQLLGALRGSKSELLDTRNPVARYLQQHLGQSHL; the protein is encoded by the coding sequence ATGAGTGTCCAGCCCCCGTTTCTGCCTGGAAGCCGGGGATCGCGGTTCCTTGTTGGGGCGGCGTTGCTGCTCGTTCTCGCTCTACTCCCTCTTCTCCCCACGAGTTCCGGCTCGTGGAATCCGACTACATGCGCGATTCATGCCATGACCGGTCTGCCCTGTCCGCTGTGCGGTGGCACCCGCGCGGCCAAGGCATTGATGCACGGCGATGTCGCGACGGCTTTACGACTGAACGCGCTGGCATTGCCCGCGGTGGGAATGATCGCACTTATCGGCATCATTCTCGTCAGCGAGGCGATCCGCGGTCGTCCATGGATGGATTGGACGCCTTTTCTCCGGCGTATCGGGCGTTTTGCCCCTTGGGTCGTCCTCTTTCTCCTGATCTGGTGGATTCCTCAGCTTTTGGGAGCATTGCGAGGCTCCAAATCTGAATTGCTCGATACGCGAAATCCCGTAGCCCGCTACCTTCAGCAGCATCTCGGTCAATCTCACTTGTGA
- a CDS encoding DUF4339 domain-containing protein, whose protein sequence is MNWFYAKDGQQLGPVAFSEIERLHAEGQLTDDSLVWQQGSPNWIKFSEARATAAAPAPAAPAVSPSPAISPAATPATGSAAPAKPLADYGDFIVWGYIGMLVPCVNFIVYVVLVVLNMLEYFERRKEVQEGRLPESDYSKMNPVLFVLGLICCSGLLYPLYMYYRNKSGYFKPQPKAVPVTIAIVILSIIINVIIQLVSMSVNGAALHHDMQ, encoded by the coding sequence ATGAACTGGTTCTACGCCAAGGATGGACAGCAACTCGGCCCGGTAGCCTTCTCTGAGATTGAGCGTCTCCATGCGGAAGGTCAACTGACAGACGACTCGCTGGTATGGCAGCAGGGTTCCCCCAACTGGATTAAATTCTCAGAAGCTCGCGCCACCGCCGCGGCTCCAGCGCCAGCAGCTCCAGCGGTCAGTCCCTCGCCGGCAATTTCGCCCGCAGCAACTCCCGCAACGGGATCGGCCGCTCCGGCCAAGCCCCTTGCCGACTATGGCGACTTCATCGTATGGGGCTACATCGGCATGCTCGTGCCGTGCGTGAATTTCATCGTCTACGTCGTGCTCGTCGTGCTGAACATGCTCGAGTACTTCGAGCGCCGGAAGGAAGTCCAGGAGGGCCGCCTGCCAGAGAGCGACTATAGCAAGATGAACCCCGTGCTGTTCGTACTCGGGCTCATCTGCTGCTCGGGTCTCCTCTATCCGCTTTACATGTACTACCGCAACAAGTCGGGGTACTTCAAACCGCAGCCGAAAGCTGTACCGGTGACGATCGCCATCGTGATCCTGTCGATCATCATCAATGTCATCATCCAGCTCGTCTCCATGTCGGTGAATGGCGCTGCCCTCCACCACGACATGCAGTAA
- the der gene encoding ribosome biogenesis GTPase Der, which yields MHSVAIVGRPNVGKSALFNRLAGRRISIVHDQPGVTRDRITAKCKLGQQPFEIVDTGGIGADPDPDFAEPTQEAAEIAIAGANVLLFVVDGQQGVTPLDQELANKIRSSGRPVILVVNKVDTDAHEDFVIDFASLGFAEVRDVSAAHGRGIDELIEAVDRLLPPPLEGEEELARLPKLALVGRPNVGKSSLINAILDDKRAIVSDIPGTTRDAVDILCEREGRKYVLCDTAGIRHRSKHNTSVEVFSVMRSEETIRRADLCVLVIDVTSGVTAQDKKIAGLIQKSYKAAIIVLNKWDLISDPEMTEAESLREHIARVREELFFLPYAPVVVLSAKTGENVRRLFTMIEKVRQHASRRAGTGELNRLLRTVMEKQQPPMRGTRRFKLLYATQVAPERPSAFEPPQIVLFGNDTRLLTDNYLTYLSSRLREKWEFPGLPLIIRQRGREKKAEE from the coding sequence ATGCATAGCGTTGCCATCGTAGGACGACCGAACGTAGGAAAATCAGCTCTCTTTAACCGTCTCGCAGGACGGAGGATTTCTATTGTCCACGATCAGCCAGGAGTCACCCGGGACCGAATCACAGCCAAGTGCAAGCTCGGCCAGCAGCCTTTTGAGATCGTCGACACCGGCGGTATCGGGGCCGATCCAGACCCGGATTTCGCGGAACCGACCCAGGAAGCAGCGGAAATCGCCATCGCCGGGGCCAATGTCCTTCTTTTCGTTGTCGATGGACAGCAGGGTGTCACGCCGCTCGACCAGGAACTGGCGAACAAGATCCGGAGTTCCGGCCGTCCGGTCATCCTCGTGGTCAACAAGGTCGATACCGATGCTCACGAGGATTTTGTCATTGATTTCGCATCACTCGGATTTGCTGAGGTGCGGGATGTGAGTGCCGCCCATGGCCGAGGTATTGATGAATTGATCGAGGCTGTCGATCGGCTGCTCCCGCCTCCTTTGGAGGGCGAGGAGGAGCTTGCCCGGCTTCCGAAGCTGGCTCTGGTGGGACGCCCCAATGTCGGCAAATCCTCCTTGATTAACGCCATTCTCGACGACAAGCGTGCCATCGTCAGCGACATTCCGGGCACGACGCGCGATGCGGTCGATATTCTTTGCGAGAGGGAAGGGCGCAAATACGTGCTCTGCGACACGGCGGGCATCCGTCATCGCTCCAAGCACAACACGTCCGTCGAGGTCTTCAGCGTGATGCGGTCCGAGGAGACGATCCGCCGTGCGGATCTCTGCGTACTGGTGATCGATGTCACCTCGGGTGTCACGGCCCAGGATAAAAAGATCGCTGGCTTGATCCAAAAATCCTACAAGGCCGCGATCATCGTGCTGAACAAGTGGGATCTGATTTCCGATCCCGAAATGACCGAGGCCGAGTCCCTGCGCGAACACATCGCCCGGGTGCGTGAGGAACTCTTTTTCCTCCCGTACGCCCCCGTCGTCGTGCTCTCGGCCAAGACAGGAGAAAATGTCCGACGCCTGTTCACGATGATCGAGAAGGTGCGCCAGCATGCTTCACGACGCGCTGGCACGGGAGAGTTGAACCGCCTCCTGCGCACGGTCATGGAAAAGCAGCAGCCGCCGATGCGCGGCACAAGGCGCTTTAAGCTGCTCTACGCCACGCAGGTGGCGCCTGAGAGACCATCGGCTTTTGAGCCGCCGCAGATCGTGCTTTTTGGCAACGATACGCGACTGCTTACGGACAACTATCTGACCTACCTCAGTTCGCGCCTGCGGGAGAAGTGGGAGTTTCCCGGGCTGCCGCTCATCATACGGCAGCGCGGGAGAGAGAAAAAGGCGGAGGAGTAA
- the pgsA gene encoding CDP-diacylglycerol--glycerol-3-phosphate 3-phosphatidyltransferase: protein MTLANHITVVRILLIPVFVLFAVYYGRSIEDGRPEEWLRIASIIVFITASVTDLLDGWVARKFGQMSRVGAVLDPIADKGLLLTALITLTFSKWTYAFPLWFLVLVIARDIVIMTGCLVVKHLNGKLEVHPSLIGKTATATQMVALAWVMLQFPGHLYPIYVAGAFTLLSGLGYVLDGVSQLRHHDTPHA from the coding sequence ATGACACTCGCAAACCACATCACCGTGGTGCGAATCCTCCTCATACCGGTCTTCGTCCTCTTTGCCGTTTACTACGGGCGGAGCATCGAGGATGGCAGGCCGGAGGAGTGGTTGCGCATCGCCTCGATCATTGTATTCATCACGGCATCGGTCACCGATCTGCTTGACGGTTGGGTGGCTCGTAAGTTTGGGCAAATGAGCCGGGTTGGCGCTGTGCTTGATCCCATCGCGGACAAGGGGCTCCTCCTTACTGCGCTCATTACCCTGACATTCAGCAAGTGGACCTACGCCTTTCCTCTCTGGTTTCTCGTCCTGGTGATCGCCCGGGATATCGTCATCATGACCGGCTGCCTGGTGGTCAAGCACCTCAATGGCAAGCTCGAGGTGCATCCGAGCCTGATCGGCAAAACTGCCACTGCGACCCAAATGGTGGCGCTGGCCTGGGTGATGCTCCAATTCCCCGGTCATCTGTACCCGATTTACGTCGCAGGAGCGTTTACCCTTCTCAGCGGCCTCGGTTATGTGCTTGATGGAGTGAGCCAGCTCAGGCATCACGACACGCCCCATGCATAG
- a CDS encoding ATP-binding cassette domain-containing protein, with amino-acid sequence MKPLALACRQITCHRPAWNGAGPASVHDVTASFTFGEFCAITGPDGSGKGLLMNVLGLMEQPDHGAVAVGEYDASTLALEEMRQLRNEAFGFLFNHPCLLPSFSVAENVAMPLFRICGGEAKGVRARTLEVLEFCGIEHLESALAGRLDFSQRRTVALARALAHDPDILLILSPSASEDLLQLARRAAVELNRCVVWAGGEEQLQHHAHRLIQMDRGRILSDYRQ; translated from the coding sequence TTGAAACCGCTCGCCCTCGCCTGCCGGCAGATCACGTGTCATCGCCCCGCCTGGAATGGAGCGGGGCCGGCCTCGGTCCATGATGTGACCGCATCCTTCACGTTCGGCGAGTTTTGCGCCATCACCGGCCCCGACGGAAGCGGCAAGGGCTTGCTCATGAATGTCCTCGGCCTTATGGAGCAACCGGACCACGGGGCCGTCGCCGTGGGCGAGTACGATGCCTCTACTCTGGCACTCGAGGAAATGCGTCAACTGCGCAATGAAGCTTTCGGGTTCCTTTTTAATCATCCCTGCCTGCTTCCCTCCTTCTCCGTCGCGGAAAACGTCGCCATGCCGCTGTTCCGCATCTGCGGAGGCGAGGCAAAGGGCGTACGGGCCCGTACTCTGGAGGTGCTAGAGTTTTGCGGTATTGAGCATCTGGAAAGTGCCCTGGCGGGCCGTCTGGACTTTTCCCAGCGGCGGACAGTGGCGCTCGCGCGGGCGCTGGCGCATGACCCGGATATCCTCCTCATTCTCTCTCCCTCTGCCTCGGAAGACCTGCTCCAGCTGGCCCGCCGCGCCGCTGTAGAACTCAACCGATGCGTGGTCTGGGCGGGAGGAGAAGAGCAGTTGCAACATCATGCCCACCGGCTTATCCAGATGGACCGCGGCCGAATCCTCAGCGACTACCGCCAGTGA
- a CDS encoding phytoene/squalene synthase family protein, whose amino-acid sequence MNSPTLTLASDSGAKSSNLAFALGSLPAPRRRDAMVFYAFCREIDDIADEAGRTPEEKHRLLDAWKNGLRGNQPIPASLRDIIMRHRIDRELLVQIVEGVEMDIEPGDFETFNDLRTYCWHVASAVGLVSIKLFGCTDAKSTRYAEDLGYALQITNIIRDVGEDAALGRIYLPVEDTERFGVDRAQLRNGMATGRFRELLEFEAGRAREYYAGARQSLTAQDAKALLPAETMREIYSRLLDRMEGDGFRVLETRYRLSKVEKLAILLKKRIGFPW is encoded by the coding sequence GTGAACTCTCCCACCCTCACCCTGGCCTCCGATAGCGGTGCAAAAAGCTCCAACCTGGCCTTTGCCCTAGGCAGTCTCCCCGCTCCGCGACGCCGCGATGCCATGGTCTTCTACGCTTTTTGCCGCGAGATCGACGACATCGCCGACGAAGCTGGCAGGACTCCCGAGGAAAAGCACCGGCTTCTCGACGCATGGAAGAATGGCTTGCGGGGGAATCAGCCAATACCAGCCAGCCTGCGGGACATCATCATGCGCCACCGCATAGATCGGGAGTTGCTCGTGCAGATCGTCGAGGGGGTCGAGATGGATATCGAGCCAGGGGACTTTGAGACCTTCAACGATCTCCGTACTTACTGCTGGCATGTCGCCAGCGCCGTGGGGCTCGTCAGCATCAAACTCTTTGGCTGTACCGATGCCAAGAGCACCCGGTATGCGGAGGACCTCGGCTACGCCCTGCAAATCACCAATATCATCCGCGACGTCGGCGAAGATGCTGCCTTGGGCAGGATCTATCTCCCGGTTGAGGACACCGAGAGATTTGGGGTCGATCGTGCCCAACTCCGCAACGGTATGGCGACGGGGCGTTTCCGGGAACTCCTCGAGTTTGAAGCTGGCCGGGCGCGCGAATACTACGCCGGAGCGCGCCAATCCCTCACCGCGCAGGACGCAAAGGCGCTGCTGCCGGCAGAAACAATGCGGGAGATTTACTCCCGACTGCTGGACCGGATGGAAGGAGACGGCTTTCGTGTGCTGGAAACCCGCTACCGCCTCTCCAAGGTGGAAAAGCTTGCGATCCTGCTTAAGAAGCGAATCGGTTTTCCTTGGTAA
- a CDS encoding universal stress protein produces MKRYGRIAVASAFTPTYAALLEEAKRVATRCSAKLDVIHAAAFDAGKEMSFREIVGPDVPIRWSVADTPAEAIARVVEEFGYDLLIAGALHREDSDKPFTSGVARDLMKRVSSDLLLIPGASMEAHSIEHVIFAFEPGEDCASFLADAVSALRPKKVTIVAAETPFAAALAASRGEQAPDPRTWSEEVAEGLRARCNIEVDTWIVASNTGYAVLDAVQGIGADLFVVRGGSAGNPLPMHLDWLYSVIPTRLLVTKENRFAS; encoded by the coding sequence GTGAAAAGATACGGTCGCATTGCTGTCGCTTCGGCATTTACGCCGACTTATGCCGCCCTCCTGGAGGAGGCAAAGCGAGTGGCAACGCGTTGTTCCGCCAAACTCGACGTGATCCACGCCGCGGCTTTCGATGCCGGAAAGGAAATGAGTTTTCGTGAAATCGTGGGACCCGACGTACCGATTCGCTGGTCTGTGGCCGATACCCCGGCCGAGGCGATCGCGCGGGTGGTGGAGGAGTTTGGCTACGACCTGCTGATCGCCGGAGCCCTGCACCGGGAGGATAGCGACAAGCCGTTCACGAGCGGGGTGGCCCGGGACCTGATGAAGCGGGTCTCCTCCGACCTGCTCCTCATTCCCGGAGCCTCGATGGAGGCGCACTCGATTGAGCATGTGATATTTGCCTTTGAACCCGGCGAGGACTGCGCAAGCTTCCTGGCCGATGCGGTGAGCGCGCTCCGACCAAAAAAGGTGACCATCGTCGCGGCGGAGACGCCGTTTGCCGCAGCCCTTGCCGCGTCGCGAGGAGAACAGGCGCCCGATCCCCGAACATGGAGCGAGGAAGTCGCCGAAGGATTGCGGGCGCGCTGCAATATCGAGGTAGACACCTGGATCGTCGCATCCAATACGGGTTACGCTGTGCTCGATGCCGTCCAGGGGATAGGGGCGGATCTTTTCGTAGTTCGCGGAGGTTCGGCGGGAAATCCCCTGCCGATGCACCTCGACTGGCTCTATAGCGTCATCCCGACACGCTTGCTCGTTACCAAGGAAAACCGATTCGCTTCTTAA
- a CDS encoding EVE domain-containing protein, protein MNYWLVKQEPSAYSWDDFVRDGKTLWTGVRNFQARNHLRSMKLKDRVLFYHSVTGKCVVGEAEVARTAFPDPTATAGDWSCVELKPRKPFKSPVSLDEIKAEPKLKEIGLLRQSRLSVMPLQPEEYELITSMGQG, encoded by the coding sequence ATGAACTACTGGCTCGTTAAACAGGAACCCTCCGCGTATTCGTGGGACGATTTTGTCCGCGATGGCAAGACGCTTTGGACGGGCGTGCGCAACTTCCAGGCTCGCAATCATCTGCGCTCAATGAAGCTGAAGGACCGCGTCCTCTTCTACCATAGCGTCACGGGGAAATGCGTCGTTGGAGAAGCCGAGGTCGCGCGGACTGCGTTTCCCGATCCCACGGCGACGGCAGGAGACTGGTCCTGTGTCGAACTGAAGCCGCGCAAGCCGTTCAAGAGTCCGGTTTCCCTCGATGAGATCAAGGCGGAGCCGAAGCTCAAGGAGATTGGCCTGCTCCGGCAGTCCCGGCTGAGCGTGATGCCGCTGCAGCCCGAGGAGTACGAACTCATCACCTCGATGGGACAGGGCTAG
- the tmk gene encoding dTMP kinase yields MLSESQNGFFISFEGSEGCGKSTQIALLVNALRAEGRDALLVREPGGTPLGEQIRHLLKHAPEGRNMTPEAELLLFAASRAQLAREIIQPALAAGRIVISDRFLDSTTVYQGVARRIPSEAVDLINHFAAGDRLPDVTFLLDMDPVAAMERARRRNEAIDRMEQEPLDFFHAVRDGYLALAQRHSDRICVIDASQDQSTVSTSIRQELLQRCHGLFSPNGI; encoded by the coding sequence ATGTTGTCGGAGAGTCAAAACGGTTTTTTCATCAGCTTTGAAGGTTCGGAAGGGTGCGGCAAGAGCACACAGATCGCCCTGCTGGTGAATGCCTTGCGCGCTGAGGGCCGGGACGCCCTGCTGGTGCGTGAACCCGGCGGCACTCCGCTCGGGGAACAGATTCGACATCTCCTCAAGCATGCACCGGAGGGGCGGAACATGACCCCCGAAGCCGAGCTCCTGCTCTTCGCCGCCAGCCGGGCCCAGCTTGCCCGCGAGATCATCCAGCCCGCCCTCGCTGCAGGCCGCATCGTGATCTCAGACCGCTTCCTGGATTCCACCACCGTCTACCAGGGCGTCGCGCGCCGGATTCCCTCGGAAGCCGTGGACCTCATCAATCACTTTGCCGCCGGAGACCGCCTTCCCGATGTCACTTTCCTCCTCGACATGGACCCGGTTGCCGCCATGGAACGAGCCCGGCGTCGCAACGAGGCCATCGATCGCATGGAACAGGAGCCGCTCGATTTCTTCCACGCCGTGCGAGACGGATATCTCGCACTTGCCCAAAGGCATTCCGACCGCATCTGCGTGATCGATGCGAGCCAGGATCAATCCACCGTCTCAACCTCCATCCGTCAGGAACTGCTGCAACGCTGTCATGGCCTTTTCTCACCAAACGGCATTTGA
- the proB gene encoding glutamate 5-kinase — MSRIVLKFGTGVLSRLDGRALDAAQFRRIADEVSVLVKAGKSVVIVSSAAIAAGIPVLGLSKRPDDLPGKQACAAAGQPELMRMWSTAFRRHGLNVAQMLLTHEDVDSRMRRKNARNTIERLLNSHEIIPIVNENDSVAVEELRFGDNDRLSAEVALLVRAKRLIILTSSNGLTDNTGRRLPIIRKMEDALRHVRPEKGELSVGGMKTKLEAVQLALSGNIPVSIIDGKKRGQIAEAAVFGDVGTRFPVPRAPRKAS; from the coding sequence ATGTCTCGCATCGTCTTGAAGTTTGGCACAGGTGTGCTTTCCCGCCTCGATGGCCGCGCCCTCGACGCAGCCCAGTTCCGTCGTATTGCCGATGAGGTTTCCGTCCTCGTGAAAGCCGGCAAATCCGTAGTCATCGTCAGCAGCGCCGCCATTGCGGCAGGCATCCCGGTTCTCGGGCTTTCCAAGCGCCCAGACGACCTGCCAGGCAAGCAGGCTTGTGCAGCTGCGGGCCAGCCTGAGCTGATGCGAATGTGGTCCACCGCCTTCCGCCGTCATGGCCTCAATGTCGCTCAGATGCTGCTCACCCACGAGGATGTCGACAGTCGCATGCGCCGCAAGAATGCCCGCAACACCATTGAGCGCCTGCTGAACAGCCATGAGATCATCCCCATCGTAAACGAGAATGACTCCGTCGCGGTGGAGGAGTTGCGTTTCGGGGACAATGATCGCCTCTCCGCCGAGGTCGCCCTCCTCGTCCGCGCCAAACGCCTGATCATTCTTACCAGTTCCAATGGCCTGACCGACAATACCGGCCGCCGCCTCCCCATCATCCGCAAAATGGAGGACGCCCTGCGCCATGTGCGCCCCGAGAAAGGCGAACTCTCCGTCGGCGGAATGAAAACCAAGCTCGAGGCGGTGCAACTCGCCCTTTCCGGAAACATCCCCGTCAGCATCATCGACGGAAAGAAACGCGGACAGATTGCCGAAGCCGCCGTTTTCGGCGATGTTGGCACCCGGTTCCCGGTCCCCCGGGCCCCCCGCAAGGCATCCTAA